In a single window of the Bacillus mycoides genome:
- a CDS encoding methyl-accepting chemotaxis protein, with protein MLRSLRLKIAVVFSVLISMMFVILGTAVYQLQKEKETHSLDQYSENTMDLVTEQLTAFMQRIEEDMGHYGSHDDIQNMLQDGVTPEEESFILKEFSRFKKNHPDILDVYIGTKDKKTLSANLADGGTVPEGYDPTSRPWYKASEAATESTIWGEPQYEIATGKLSIGVSKAIVGQDGSVLGVVAMDVSLGTIQKLLHNIQYNNGGEMFVINDKNIAIVYPEKVGKDVSKEPLVKSLNKDETKFAAATLGEKDVVAYSQLFDKMKWKIGIVYPKESIDNLLIETRNTVIIMACISLLIGILASYVFSRRLARPLQLLTNHVQKVAEGDLTLQMKVTSKDEVGELTNHFNHMVEQMNEMVSKIKNSVSTVQKSTHNLHYLTNETVAASREVSGAMDDVSGGASTLANSVEEVSAQLENMAQSMGEMNSSVGEIKGVTGKAEEASKQGLNTMRNLVRTREQSSSIVVHTEEASGKLEQRVGSIQNVVELIKGLSDQTNLLALNASIEAARAGEQGKGFAVVAEEVRKLAEQSKEATGEITIMISDVQLEVKRVVEVVSKLKDIADIQNKVTTEAETEFRTIMSVVNTISASVEKIVEEVNNIGHEQEEITEVMQTIASTSQESAAVSEEVNAATESQVNHLEKVAHTMESLTENMQDLEKLIEQFKVEE; from the coding sequence ATGTTGAGAAGTTTACGTTTAAAAATTGCAGTAGTATTTTCGGTACTTATTTCTATGATGTTTGTAATATTAGGTACAGCTGTGTATCAATTGCAAAAAGAGAAAGAAACGCACTCCTTAGACCAGTATTCTGAAAATACGATGGATCTTGTGACAGAGCAGTTAACTGCATTTATGCAGCGAATTGAAGAAGATATGGGTCATTATGGATCTCATGATGATATTCAAAACATGCTACAAGATGGGGTTACTCCAGAAGAAGAGAGTTTTATTTTAAAGGAATTTTCAAGGTTTAAAAAGAATCATCCTGATATTTTAGATGTCTACATTGGGACGAAAGATAAAAAAACGTTGAGTGCAAATCTTGCAGATGGTGGGACAGTTCCAGAAGGATATGATCCGACGAGTCGCCCTTGGTATAAAGCGTCAGAAGCAGCTACAGAATCGACTATTTGGGGAGAACCACAATATGAAATCGCGACGGGTAAGTTAAGTATTGGAGTTTCAAAAGCCATTGTCGGACAAGATGGTTCTGTGTTAGGTGTTGTAGCAATGGATGTATCACTAGGAACGATTCAAAAGCTACTCCATAATATTCAATATAATAATGGCGGAGAAATGTTTGTTATAAATGATAAAAATATTGCCATTGTGTACCCGGAGAAAGTAGGAAAAGATGTTTCGAAAGAACCACTTGTTAAAAGTTTAAATAAAGATGAAACGAAATTTGCGGCGGCGACATTAGGTGAAAAAGATGTAGTAGCCTATAGTCAATTGTTTGATAAGATGAAATGGAAAATCGGGATTGTATATCCGAAAGAGTCCATTGATAACTTACTAATAGAAACAAGAAATACAGTTATTATAATGGCATGTATAAGTTTATTGATTGGAATATTAGCTTCATATGTATTCTCAAGAAGATTAGCAAGACCATTGCAACTATTAACAAATCACGTTCAAAAAGTAGCAGAAGGTGACTTAACGTTGCAAATGAAAGTGACAAGTAAGGATGAAGTTGGAGAACTGACAAATCATTTTAATCATATGGTTGAGCAAATGAATGAAATGGTAAGTAAAATTAAAAATAGTGTATCGACAGTACAGAAATCGACTCACAATCTGCATTATTTAACGAATGAAACTGTAGCAGCTAGTAGAGAAGTTTCAGGTGCAATGGATGATGTGAGCGGAGGCGCGTCTACTCTTGCTAATAGTGTAGAGGAGGTTTCAGCGCAACTTGAAAATATGGCGCAGTCGATGGGAGAAATGAATAGTTCCGTTGGTGAAATAAAGGGAGTGACTGGTAAGGCGGAAGAAGCGTCTAAGCAGGGACTCAATACGATGCGAAATTTAGTTCGTACAAGAGAACAATCATCTTCTATCGTTGTTCATACGGAAGAAGCGTCCGGTAAGTTAGAGCAAAGGGTTGGATCGATTCAAAATGTGGTAGAACTTATAAAAGGTCTTTCGGATCAAACGAATTTACTGGCTTTAAACGCTTCAATTGAAGCAGCACGTGCAGGTGAGCAAGGTAAGGGCTTTGCTGTTGTTGCGGAAGAGGTTCGGAAATTAGCTGAACAATCAAAAGAGGCAACGGGTGAGATTACAATAATGATTAGCGATGTGCAGTTAGAAGTAAAACGAGTTGTAGAAGTTGTAAGTAAATTGAAAGACATTGCGGATATACAAAATAAAGTTACGACAGAGGCGGAGACAGAATTCCGCACAATTATGTCAGTTGTAAATACTATTAGTGCCTCAGTTGAAAAAATTGTAGAAGAGGTAAATAACATAGGTCACGAGCAAGAAGAAATTACAGAAGTTATGCAAACAATTGCTAGCACGAGTCAAGAGAGTGCGGCTGTTTCTGAAGAGGTAAATGCAGCAACTGAGTCACAAGTGAATCATTTAGAAAAAGTAGCTCATACGATGGAAAGTTTGACAGAGAATATGCAGGACTTAGAAAAATTGATTGAGCAGTTTAAAGTAGAAGAGTAA
- a CDS encoding MTH1187 family thiamine-binding protein, which produces MAIVDVSIIPVGTGNPSVSEYVAEVQKVLEKNADRVKYQLTPMNTVIEGDLPVILEVIQQMHEVPYTKGAQRVATTIRIDDRRDKVSTMEKKLNSVRSKL; this is translated from the coding sequence ATGGCAATTGTTGATGTATCGATTATTCCAGTAGGAACAGGTAACCCAAGTGTTAGTGAATATGTAGCAGAAGTACAAAAGGTACTAGAGAAAAATGCTGATCGCGTGAAGTATCAATTAACACCGATGAATACAGTAATTGAAGGAGATCTTCCTGTCATTTTAGAAGTCATTCAACAAATGCATGAAGTTCCATACACGAAAGGTGCACAGCGCGTTGCGACAACAATTCGTATCGATGATCGCCGTGATAAAGTAAGTACGATGGAGAAGAAATTAAACTCTGTTCGATCAAAATTATAA
- a CDS encoding YusU family protein: MSEKFNEQFDGLLEKYTELLLGESNEERKEQVQKWALYSYMAKTMPALVKHWNETYPDAKEEMVQLITNIKKLNDEKRNEK, encoded by the coding sequence ATGAGTGAAAAGTTTAATGAGCAGTTTGATGGCTTGCTAGAGAAATACACGGAACTATTACTTGGAGAGAGCAACGAAGAGCGAAAAGAGCAGGTACAGAAATGGGCACTTTATTCTTATATGGCTAAGACGATGCCAGCTTTAGTGAAACATTGGAATGAGACGTATCCAGATGCAAAAGAAGAGATGGTACAGTTAATTACGAATATTAAAAAGCTGAATGATGAGAAGCGAAATGAGAAGTAA
- a CDS encoding proline dehydrogenase family protein, giving the protein MEQLMRNSFLFLSKNKALTKLAKKYGLRFGAGRFVAGETIELATAAIKALNKQGLCVTIDYLGEFVDNEAEANEMASESIEAIRAIGREGLNSQLSLKMTSMGLDISDEIVMNNMRRILEAAKENGVFITIDMEDYTRCGKTIDIFKQLKSEYDNIGTVIQAYLYRTEKDMEELNAYSPNLRLVKGAYKEPEEVAFPDKKDVDDNYKKIIKMHLLNGNYTAIASHDEAIIEYTKKLAEEHNIPRDQFEFQMLFGIRTERQLELVKEGYKMRVYVPYGNDWYGYFMRRLAERPANVAFVLKGMIKK; this is encoded by the coding sequence ATGGAACAATTAATGCGAAATTCGTTTCTTTTCTTATCTAAAAATAAAGCGCTAACAAAACTGGCTAAAAAGTACGGTTTACGCTTTGGTGCAGGTCGCTTCGTCGCAGGGGAAACGATTGAATTAGCGACAGCTGCAATTAAAGCATTAAATAAGCAAGGTCTTTGTGTAACAATCGATTATTTAGGTGAATTCGTTGATAACGAAGCGGAAGCAAATGAAATGGCTAGCGAATCGATTGAAGCGATTCGTGCAATTGGAAGAGAAGGTCTTAATTCGCAGCTTTCTTTAAAGATGACTTCTATGGGATTAGATATTTCTGACGAAATCGTAATGAACAATATGCGCCGTATTTTAGAAGCTGCAAAAGAAAATGGTGTGTTTATTACAATTGATATGGAAGACTATACGCGCTGCGGAAAAACAATTGATATCTTTAAACAGTTAAAATCTGAGTACGATAATATTGGTACAGTTATTCAAGCTTACTTATATCGTACAGAAAAAGATATGGAAGAATTAAATGCTTATAGTCCTAATTTACGTCTTGTAAAAGGAGCTTATAAAGAACCTGAAGAAGTAGCGTTCCCGGATAAGAAAGATGTAGATGACAATTATAAAAAAATTATTAAAATGCACTTATTAAATGGAAATTACACTGCAATTGCTTCACATGACGAAGCGATTATTGAATATACAAAAAAACTTGCGGAAGAACACAACATTCCAAGGGATCAATTTGAATTCCAAATGTTATTTGGTATTCGTACAGAGCGTCAACTTGAGCTAGTAAAAGAAGGTTACAAAATGCGCGTTTACGTGCCTTATGGAAATGACTGGTATGGCTATTTCATGCGCCGTCTAGCAGAACGTCCAGCAAACGTTGCGTTCGTATTAAAAGGTATGATCAAAAAATAA
- a CDS encoding D-alanyl-D-alanine carboxypeptidase family protein, giving the protein MKRTIIMIVMIATLFTGMIFFSYAQRQQVVRADQPNITGQYGITIDADTGEILYGKREDERSYPASIGKMMTTLLLLENVKEDEEITVTENAIKTESQSKKIKLRAGEKLKRDEALKLMLIISADPIAESIAEHIAGSKNEFVKMMNARAKELGTKHATFKNASGADALGNKVSPYDIAIITKESLKYPIVLEYMNSIHTTLHTSERSPKIANYGREELYDDPYAIGSKSGLSALGKYTVVTVDEKDGKRVINVVLSSTRTQLYPDTKKMAHYAFQQLK; this is encoded by the coding sequence ATGAAACGAACAATAATTATGATTGTAATGATTGCCACACTATTTACAGGGATGATTTTCTTCTCTTATGCACAAAGGCAACAAGTTGTAAGAGCAGATCAGCCTAACATTACTGGGCAATACGGGATTACAATCGATGCAGACACAGGTGAAATTTTGTATGGAAAACGGGAAGATGAACGCTCTTATCCGGCTAGTATAGGGAAAATGATGACTACCTTACTCTTACTAGAAAATGTGAAAGAAGATGAAGAAATTACGGTTACAGAGAATGCGATTAAAACGGAAAGTCAAAGTAAGAAGATTAAGCTTCGCGCTGGTGAAAAATTAAAACGTGATGAGGCATTAAAACTTATGCTTATTATTAGTGCAGACCCAATCGCTGAGTCAATTGCAGAACATATCGCAGGATCAAAAAATGAGTTTGTGAAAATGATGAACGCTAGGGCGAAGGAACTTGGGACAAAACATGCGACTTTCAAAAACGCAAGCGGTGCTGATGCACTTGGAAATAAAGTATCACCTTATGATATTGCTATTATTACGAAAGAATCCTTGAAGTATCCGATCGTTTTAGAATATATGAATTCAATACATACAACACTACATACTTCAGAGCGTTCTCCGAAAATCGCAAACTATGGACGGGAAGAACTATATGATGATCCATATGCGATTGGAAGTAAAAGCGGTTTATCAGCACTCGGAAAATACACAGTCGTAACAGTTGATGAAAAAGACGGTAAACGCGTCATTAACGTCGTGTTATCTTCTACTCGTACGCAGCTATATCCTGATACGAAGAAAATGGCGCACTACGCATTTCAGCAATTAAAATAA
- a CDS encoding YuzL family protein yields the protein MAKLKKNPSKAGISAASVTGNAGPHNHSVEKGRQSNNQQYKKHNMGEK from the coding sequence ATGGCAAAACTTAAGAAGAACCCTTCAAAAGCTGGAATTAGCGCAGCAAGTGTAACTGGAAATGCAGGTCCGCATAATCACAGTGTTGAAAAAGGGCGTCAAAGTAATAACCAACAATATAAGAAGCATAATATGGGCGAAAAATAA
- a CDS encoding 3-hydroxyacyl-CoA dehydrogenase/enoyl-CoA hydratase family protein has product MFQIKKAAVLGSGVMGSGIAAHLANIGIPTLLLDIVPPALTKEEEAKGLTLEHKSVRNRFSNTAVQKLLKQKPAPLTVKGNLALIEAGNLEDDLERLADVDWIIEVVVENLDIKKKLFEKVDAVRKPGSIVSSNTSGISVEKMAEGRSDDFQKHFLGTHFFNPPRYLKLLEVIPTKETDPQVLSFMKLFGEDVLGKGVVIAKDTPNFIGNRIGTYGLLVTLQEMIKRGYSIGEVDSVTGPLIGRPKSATFRTLDVVGLDTFVHVANNVYENVQEEERDVFKVPAFMHDMLDKKWLGSKTGQGFFLKQGKEILELNPETMEYEARKKLKAASIELSKQEKGLSNKLKALVYAKDRAGELLWNIITPTLLYSAKLHKEIADDIVAIDQAMKWGFGWEQGPFEVWDAIGVEKSVQKMEENGVVVPTWVKEMLEKGFTTFYKHDNGDSYYYDNGEYKLIERNKKAISLKQLKAKNGVLKKNSGASLIDLGDGILCLEFHSKSNAIGMDITQMINYAVDEVEKNYKGLVIGNQSKNFCVGANLAMILMEAQDDNYFEIELVVKNFQDAMTKIKYSSKPVVAAPYGMTLGGGTEVCLPAASIQASSETYMGLVEVGVGLIPGGGGNKELYIKHLNKMANGVEFDLQKVANKVFESVAMAKVSTSAQEAVSNNFLGDKDGISVNGDHLLYDAKQKALSLYEAGYKAPIRKKIPVVGETGYAALVLGAEAMHLSGYISEHDLHIAKKLAYVIAGGKVPYGTEVDEQYLLDVEREAFISLVSEMKSQARMQHMLVKGKPLRN; this is encoded by the coding sequence ATGTTCCAAATTAAAAAGGCTGCTGTTCTAGGTTCAGGCGTAATGGGTTCAGGAATTGCGGCACACTTAGCTAATATTGGTATTCCGACATTATTGCTTGATATTGTACCACCTGCGCTTACGAAAGAAGAAGAGGCGAAGGGACTTACATTAGAACATAAAAGTGTGAGAAATCGTTTTAGTAATACGGCTGTGCAAAAACTATTAAAGCAAAAACCAGCTCCTCTGACAGTGAAAGGAAATTTAGCACTGATTGAAGCAGGTAACTTAGAAGATGATCTTGAGCGTCTAGCTGATGTAGATTGGATTATTGAAGTAGTAGTTGAAAACTTAGATATAAAGAAGAAACTATTTGAAAAAGTAGATGCTGTTCGTAAACCAGGCTCAATTGTGAGCTCAAATACATCAGGCATTTCCGTTGAAAAAATGGCAGAGGGTCGTTCAGACGACTTCCAGAAACACTTCTTAGGAACACACTTTTTTAACCCACCACGATATTTAAAACTTCTAGAGGTAATACCGACGAAAGAAACTGATCCACAAGTATTAAGCTTCATGAAACTATTTGGCGAAGACGTTCTTGGAAAAGGCGTTGTTATCGCAAAAGACACACCAAACTTTATTGGAAACCGCATCGGTACGTACGGTTTATTAGTAACTCTTCAAGAGATGATAAAACGCGGCTATAGCATTGGGGAAGTTGATTCTGTAACAGGCCCACTTATTGGTCGCCCGAAGAGCGCAACGTTCCGTACATTAGATGTTGTTGGTTTAGATACATTCGTACACGTTGCAAATAACGTATATGAAAACGTACAAGAAGAAGAGCGTGATGTATTTAAAGTACCAGCTTTCATGCATGACATGCTTGATAAAAAATGGCTTGGAAGCAAAACAGGTCAAGGCTTCTTCTTAAAACAAGGAAAAGAAATTTTAGAACTAAATCCTGAAACGATGGAATACGAAGCTCGCAAAAAATTAAAAGCTGCATCTATCGAGTTAAGTAAACAAGAAAAAGGTTTATCGAATAAATTGAAAGCGCTTGTATACGCGAAAGACCGCGCAGGAGAGTTGTTATGGAACATCATCACACCAACTCTTTTATACTCTGCAAAACTTCATAAAGAAATTGCTGACGATATCGTTGCAATTGACCAAGCGATGAAGTGGGGCTTCGGCTGGGAGCAAGGACCATTTGAAGTTTGGGATGCAATCGGCGTTGAAAAGTCCGTTCAAAAGATGGAAGAAAACGGCGTAGTTGTTCCGACTTGGGTGAAAGAAATGTTAGAGAAAGGTTTCACTACTTTCTACAAACACGATAACGGAGATAGCTACTATTACGATAATGGCGAATATAAGCTAATCGAACGTAATAAAAAGGCAATTTCTCTTAAACAATTAAAAGCGAAAAATGGCGTATTAAAGAAAAATAGCGGAGCGAGCTTAATCGATTTAGGCGATGGTATCCTTTGCTTAGAATTCCATTCGAAGAGCAATGCAATCGGTATGGATATTACGCAAATGATTAACTACGCTGTTGATGAAGTAGAAAAGAATTATAAAGGTCTTGTTATCGGTAACCAATCGAAGAACTTCTGCGTTGGTGCGAACCTAGCAATGATCTTAATGGAAGCACAAGATGACAACTACTTTGAAATTGAGTTGGTTGTGAAAAACTTCCAAGATGCAATGACGAAAATTAAGTACTCTTCTAAGCCAGTTGTAGCGGCGCCATATGGTATGACGCTTGGCGGCGGTACAGAAGTTTGTTTACCAGCAGCGAGCATTCAAGCTTCTAGCGAAACATATATGGGCTTAGTAGAAGTAGGTGTTGGCTTAATCCCTGGCGGAGGCGGTAACAAAGAGTTATACATTAAACACTTAAACAAAATGGCAAACGGTGTAGAATTTGACTTACAAAAAGTTGCGAATAAAGTATTCGAATCTGTAGCGATGGCGAAAGTTTCTACATCAGCACAAGAAGCTGTATCGAACAACTTCTTAGGCGATAAAGACGGTATTAGTGTGAATGGTGATCACTTACTATATGATGCGAAACAAAAAGCACTTTCTTTATATGAAGCAGGTTATAAAGCACCTATCCGCAAAAAGATACCAGTTGTTGGTGAGACAGGATATGCAGCGCTTGTACTTGGTGCAGAGGCAATGCATTTATCAGGTTACATTTCTGAACATGATCTGCACATTGCGAAGAAACTGGCATATGTCATTGCGGGCGGAAAAGTGCCGTACGGAACAGAAGTTGATGAGCAGTATTTATTAGATGTAGAACGTGAAGCATTTATTAGCTTAGTAAGTGAGATGAAATCACAAGCAAGAATGCAGCACATGCTTGTAAAAGGAAAACCATTACGTAACTAA
- a CDS encoding acetyl-CoA C-acetyltransferase gives MREAVIVAGARTPIGKAKRGSLKTVRPDDLGALVVKETLKRANYEGPIDDLIFGCAMPEAEQGLNMARNIGGLAGLSYDVPAITINRYCSSGLQSIAYGAERIMLGHSEAVLSGGAESMSLVPMMGHVVRPNSRLVEAAPEYYMGMGHTAEQVAVKYGISREEQDAFAVRSHQRAAKALAAGNFADETVSVDVTLRSVGSNNKLQEETIIFAQDEGVRAETTLDILGKLRPAFNVRGSVTAGNSSQMSDGAASVLLMDREKAVSDGMKPLAKFRSFAVAGVPPEVMGIGPIAAIPKALKLAGLELSDIGLFELNEAFASQSIQVIRELGLDEEKVNVNGGAIALGHPLGCTGAKLTLSLIHEMKRRNQQFGIVTMCIGGGMGAAGVFELL, from the coding sequence ATGAGAGAAGCTGTCATTGTTGCGGGAGCAAGAACACCAATTGGAAAAGCAAAGAGGGGTTCATTAAAAACAGTTCGTCCTGACGATCTAGGGGCGTTAGTAGTAAAAGAAACGTTAAAGCGTGCGAATTATGAAGGACCAATTGATGATTTAATTTTCGGTTGTGCGATGCCAGAAGCAGAGCAAGGTTTAAATATGGCTCGTAATATCGGTGGGCTAGCAGGACTTTCTTACGATGTTCCAGCTATTACAATTAACCGTTACTGTTCTTCAGGTTTACAAAGTATCGCTTACGGAGCAGAGCGCATTATGCTTGGTCACTCTGAAGCTGTATTATCAGGCGGAGCGGAATCAATGAGTTTAGTTCCAATGATGGGACACGTTGTTCGTCCGAATAGTCGCCTTGTAGAAGCAGCACCAGAATATTATATGGGTATGGGGCATACAGCAGAGCAAGTTGCTGTGAAATATGGAATTTCTCGTGAAGAACAAGATGCATTTGCAGTAAGAAGTCATCAACGTGCTGCGAAAGCATTAGCTGCAGGGAACTTTGCGGATGAAACAGTATCTGTAGATGTGACGTTACGCTCGGTTGGATCAAACAACAAACTGCAAGAAGAAACAATCATTTTCGCACAAGACGAAGGTGTAAGAGCAGAGACGACGCTAGACATTTTAGGTAAATTACGTCCAGCATTTAACGTTCGCGGTTCTGTAACGGCTGGTAACTCTTCACAAATGAGTGACGGTGCAGCATCTGTACTATTAATGGATCGTGAAAAAGCAGTGAGCGATGGCATGAAGCCACTTGCAAAATTCCGTTCATTCGCAGTAGCTGGAGTACCACCAGAAGTAATGGGAATTGGCCCAATTGCTGCAATTCCGAAAGCGTTAAAATTAGCTGGTTTAGAGCTATCTGATATCGGTCTATTTGAACTAAATGAAGCATTTGCTTCTCAATCTATCCAAGTTATTCGTGAACTTGGTTTAGATGAAGAAAAAGTAAACGTAAACGGCGGTGCAATCGCACTTGGACATCCACTTGGCTGTACAGGAGCAAAACTAACACTATCTCTTATTCACGAAATGAAACGTCGCAACCAACAATTCGGTATCGTAACAATGTGTATCGGTGGCGGAATGGGAGCAGCGGGAGTATTTGAATTACTATAA
- a CDS encoding acyl-CoA dehydrogenase family protein encodes MKEEIFMEKTVGNAVKGGSFLVEEITIDQVFTPEDFSSEHKMIAKTTEDFIVNEVLPELEYLEQHEFDRSVRLLKEAGELGLLGADVPEEYGGIGLDKVSSALIAEKFSRAGGFAITHGAHVGIGSLPIVLFGNEEQKKKYLPLLATGEKLAAYALTEPGSGSDALGAKTTARLNAEGTHYVLNGEKQWITNSAFADVFIVYAKIDGEHFSAFIVEKDYAGVSTSPEEKKMGIKCSSTRTLILEDALVPKENLLGEIGKGHIIAFNILNIGRYKLGVGTVGSAKRAVEISAQYANQRQQFKQPIARFPLIQEKLANMAAKTYAAESSVYRTVGLFESRMSTLSEEEVKDGKAVAASIAEYAIECSLNKVFGSEVLDYTVDEGVQIHGGYGFMAEYEIERMYRDSRINRIFEGTNEINRLIVPGTFLRKAMKGELPLLQKAQKLQEELMMMMPEEVGDEPLALQKYLVKNAKKIGLMVAGLAAQKYGKALDKEQEILVNIADIVSNLYAMESALLRTEKAIKTTGLEKNKQKVLYTEVFCQESFNEIEADAKETLIAVENGDMLRMMLSSLRKLTRHTPLNVIPKKREIAAKILEDERYTV; translated from the coding sequence ATGAAGGAGGAAATTTTCATGGAAAAAACAGTAGGAAATGCGGTTAAAGGCGGTAGCTTTTTAGTAGAGGAAATTACAATTGATCAAGTGTTTACGCCAGAAGATTTTTCATCTGAGCATAAAATGATTGCAAAAACGACAGAGGACTTTATCGTAAATGAAGTTCTTCCGGAGCTTGAATATTTAGAACAACACGAGTTTGATCGTTCTGTGCGTCTTTTAAAAGAAGCTGGTGAACTTGGTTTACTAGGCGCTGACGTACCAGAAGAGTACGGCGGAATTGGTCTTGATAAAGTAAGCTCAGCGTTAATCGCAGAGAAATTCTCGCGCGCTGGTGGTTTTGCAATCACTCACGGTGCTCACGTTGGTATCGGATCGTTACCAATCGTATTATTCGGTAACGAAGAGCAAAAGAAAAAATATTTACCACTACTTGCAACTGGTGAAAAATTAGCGGCATACGCATTAACTGAGCCAGGTTCAGGATCTGACGCATTAGGTGCAAAAACAACTGCACGTTTAAATGCAGAAGGTACGCATTACGTATTAAATGGTGAAAAACAATGGATTACAAACTCTGCATTTGCTGACGTATTTATCGTATACGCAAAAATAGACGGTGAGCACTTCTCAGCATTTATCGTAGAGAAAGACTATGCTGGTGTATCTACAAGCCCTGAAGAGAAGAAAATGGGTATTAAATGTTCTTCAACTCGTACGTTAATTTTAGAAGATGCGTTAGTACCGAAAGAAAACCTACTTGGTGAAATCGGTAAAGGCCATATTATCGCGTTCAACATTTTAAATATCGGTCGTTATAAATTAGGTGTTGGTACAGTTGGATCTGCGAAACGTGCAGTAGAAATTTCAGCACAATATGCAAATCAACGTCAACAATTCAAACAACCAATCGCTCGCTTCCCATTAATTCAAGAGAAACTTGCGAATATGGCAGCGAAAACATATGCAGCTGAAAGCTCTGTATATCGTACAGTAGGTTTATTCGAAAGTCGCATGAGCACATTATCTGAAGAAGAAGTAAAAGACGGTAAAGCAGTAGCAGCTTCTATCGCTGAATATGCAATCGAGTGCTCTTTAAATAAAGTATTCGGTTCTGAAGTGTTAGATTATACAGTAGATGAAGGTGTTCAAATTCACGGTGGTTACGGATTTATGGCAGAGTACGAGATTGAAAGAATGTACCGCGATTCTCGTATTAACCGTATTTTCGAAGGAACGAACGAAATTAACCGCCTAATCGTACCAGGTACGTTCTTACGTAAAGCGATGAAAGGTGAATTACCATTACTACAAAAAGCACAAAAATTACAAGAAGAGTTAATGATGATGATGCCAGAAGAAGTAGGCGATGAGCCATTAGCACTTCAAAAATATTTAGTAAAGAACGCGAAGAAAATCGGTTTAATGGTAGCTGGATTAGCAGCTCAAAAATACGGTAAAGCATTAGATAAAGAGCAAGAAATTCTTGTGAATATCGCTGACATCGTAAGCAATCTTTACGCAATGGAATCAGCTCTTCTTCGTACAGAAAAAGCAATTAAAACAACTGGTCTTGAAAAGAATAAACAAAAAGTGTTATACACTGAAGTATTCTGCCAAGAATCATTCAACGAAATCGAAGCAGATGCGAAAGAAACACTTATCGCAGTTGAAAATGGCGACATGCTGCGCATGATGTTATCATCATTACGTAAATTAACTCGCCACACACCACTTAACGTAATTCCGAAGAAGCGTGAAATTGCTGCGAAAATTTTAGAAGATGAGCGTTATACAGTTTAA
- a CDS encoding helix-turn-helix transcriptional regulator: MKQSGTLQNNLVVLRAEKRWSQTDLANQAGVSRQTIASIEANRYNPSLILAFEIASILGKEFHEVFQYKIEGETE; this comes from the coding sequence ATGAAACAGAGTGGAACGTTACAAAATAATCTCGTTGTACTCCGAGCAGAAAAACGCTGGTCACAAACGGATTTAGCGAACCAAGCTGGGGTAAGTAGACAAACAATCGCTTCAATTGAAGCGAATCGTTACAATCCATCTTTAATTTTAGCTTTTGAAATTGCAAGTATTTTAGGTAAGGAATTTCATGAAGTTTTTCAATATAAGATAGAGGGGGAAACGGAATGA
- a CDS encoding DUF2178 domain-containing protein yields the protein MSIVVGIIISVAGLIGVLYSTRFQKNEGEDERGEHITGNAAKISLFVFLLLYLVIFLIGNLYSLTGEQYKLANSFLLAGVLCSYALTIVVLKRKY from the coding sequence ATGAGTATTGTAGTAGGGATAATAATCTCAGTAGCAGGACTAATAGGTGTTTTATATTCAACACGTTTTCAGAAGAATGAGGGGGAAGACGAAAGAGGCGAGCATATTACGGGGAATGCAGCTAAAATTTCGTTATTTGTATTTTTACTTCTATATTTAGTTATCTTTTTAATTGGAAATCTATATTCATTGACAGGCGAACAATATAAACTAGCGAATTCATTTTTGTTAGCAGGGGTACTTTGTTCTTATGCTTTAACTATTGTAGTTTTGAAAAGAAAATATTAA